The following coding sequences are from one Macaca mulatta isolate MMU2019108-1 chromosome 7, T2T-MMU8v2.0, whole genome shotgun sequence window:
- the PABPN1 gene encoding polyadenylate-binding protein 2 isoform X3 — translation MADEVICSEILSDCDSAPSSPDLEELEAIKARVREMEEEAEKLKELQNEVEKQMNMSPPPGNAGPVIMSIEEKMEADARSIYVGNVDYGATAEELEAHFHGCGSVNRVTILCDKFSGHPKGFAYIEFSDKESVRTSLALDESLFRGRQIKVIPKRTNRPGISTTDRGFPRARYRARTTNYNSSRSRFYSGFNSRPRGRVYRGRARATSWYSPY, via the exons ATGGCTGATGAAGTAATTTGCAGTGAAATTTTAAGCGACTGTGACTCTGCTCCAAGTTCCCCAGATCTCGAG GAGCTGGAAGCTATCAAAGCTCGAGTCAGGGAGATGGAGGAAGAAGCTGAGAAGCTAAAGGAGCTACAGAACGAGGTAGAGAAGCAGATGAATATGAGTCCACCTCCAGGCAATG CTGGCCCAGTGATCATGTCCATTGAGGAGAAGATGGAGGCTGATGCCCGTTCCATCTATGTTGGCAAT GTGGACTATGGTGCAACAGCAGAAGAGCTGGAAGCTCACTTTCATGGCTGTGGATCAGTCAACCGTGTTACCATACTCTGTGACAAATTTAGTGGCCATCCCAAAGG ATTTGCGTATATAGAGTTCTCAGACAAAGAGTCAGTGAGGACTTCCTTGGCCTTAGATGAGTCCCTATTTAGAGGAAGGCAAATCAAG GTGATCCCAAAACGAACCAACAGACCAGGCATCAGCACAACAGACCGGGGTTTTCCACGAGCCCGCTACCGCGCCCGGACCACCAACTACAACAGTTCCCGCTCTCGATTCTACAGTGGTTTTAACAGCAGGCCCCGGGGTCGTGTCTACAG GGGCCGGGCTAGAGCGACATCATGGTATTCCCCTTACTAA
- the PABPN1 gene encoding polyadenylate-binding protein 2 isoform X1: protein MAAAAAAAAAAGAAGGRGSGPGRRRHLVPGAGGEAGEGAPGGAGDYGNGLESEELEPEELLLEPEPEPEPEEEPPRPRAPPGAPGPGPGSGAPGSQEEEEEPGLVEGDPGDGAIEDPELEAIKARVREMEEEAEKLKELQNEVEKQMNMSPPPGNAGPVIMSIEEKMEADARSIYVGNVDYGATAEELEAHFHGCGSVNRVTILCDKFSGHPKGFAYIEFSDKESVRTSLALDESLFRGRQIKVIPKRTNRPGISTTDRGFPRARYRARTTNYNSSRSRFYSGFNSRPRGRVYRGRARATSWYSPY, encoded by the exons atggcggcggcggcggcggcggcagcagcagcggGGGCTGCGGGCGGTCGGGGCTCCGGGCCGGGGCGGCGGCGCCATCTTGTGCCCGGGGCCGGTGGGGAGGCCGGGGAGGGGGCCCCGGGGGGCGCAGGGGACTACGGGAACGGCCTGGAGTCTGAGGAACTGGAGCCTGAGGAGCTGCTGCTGGAGCCCGAGCCGGAGCCCGAGCCCGAAGAGGAGCCGCCCCGGCCCCGCGCCCCCCCGGGAGCTCCGGGCCCTGGGCCTGGTTCGGGAGCCCCCGGCAgccaagaggaggaggaggagccgggACTGGTCGAGGGTGACCCGGGGGACGGCGCCATTGAGGACCCG GAGCTGGAAGCTATCAAAGCTCGAGTCAGGGAGATGGAGGAAGAAGCTGAGAAGCTAAAGGAGCTACAGAACGAGGTAGAGAAGCAGATGAATATGAGTCCACCTCCAGGCAATG CTGGCCCAGTGATCATGTCCATTGAGGAGAAGATGGAGGCTGATGCCCGTTCCATCTATGTTGGCAAT GTGGACTATGGTGCAACAGCAGAAGAGCTGGAAGCTCACTTTCATGGCTGTGGATCAGTCAACCGTGTTACCATACTCTGTGACAAATTTAGTGGCCATCCCAAAGG ATTTGCGTATATAGAGTTCTCAGACAAAGAGTCAGTGAGGACTTCCTTGGCCTTAGATGAGTCCCTATTTAGAGGAAGGCAAATCAAG GTGATCCCAAAACGAACCAACAGACCAGGCATCAGCACAACAGACCGGGGTTTTCCACGAGCCCGCTACCGCGCCCGGACCACCAACTACAACAGTTCCCGCTCTCGATTCTACAGTGGTTTTAACAGCAGGCCCCGGGGTCGTGTCTACAG GGGCCGGGCTAGAGCGACATCATGGTATTCCCCTTACTAA
- the PABPN1 gene encoding polyadenylate-binding protein 2 isoform X2 yields MAAAAAAAAAAGAAGGRGSGPGRRRHLVPGAGGEAGEGAPGGAGDYGNGLESEELEPGSGAPGSQEEEEEPGLVEGDPGDGAIEDPELEAIKARVREMEEEAEKLKELQNEVEKQMNMSPPPGNAGPVIMSIEEKMEADARSIYVGNVDYGATAEELEAHFHGCGSVNRVTILCDKFSGHPKGFAYIEFSDKESVRTSLALDESLFRGRQIKVIPKRTNRPGISTTDRGFPRARYRARTTNYNSSRSRFYSGFNSRPRGRVYRGRARATSWYSPY; encoded by the exons atggcggcggcggcggcggcggcagcagcagcggGGGCTGCGGGCGGTCGGGGCTCCGGGCCGGGGCGGCGGCGCCATCTTGTGCCCGGGGCCGGTGGGGAGGCCGGGGAGGGGGCCCCGGGGGGCGCAGGGGACTACGGGAACGGCCTGGAGTCTGAGGAACTGGA GCCTGGTTCGGGAGCCCCCGGCAgccaagaggaggaggaggagccgggACTGGTCGAGGGTGACCCGGGGGACGGCGCCATTGAGGACCCG GAGCTGGAAGCTATCAAAGCTCGAGTCAGGGAGATGGAGGAAGAAGCTGAGAAGCTAAAGGAGCTACAGAACGAGGTAGAGAAGCAGATGAATATGAGTCCACCTCCAGGCAATG CTGGCCCAGTGATCATGTCCATTGAGGAGAAGATGGAGGCTGATGCCCGTTCCATCTATGTTGGCAAT GTGGACTATGGTGCAACAGCAGAAGAGCTGGAAGCTCACTTTCATGGCTGTGGATCAGTCAACCGTGTTACCATACTCTGTGACAAATTTAGTGGCCATCCCAAAGG ATTTGCGTATATAGAGTTCTCAGACAAAGAGTCAGTGAGGACTTCCTTGGCCTTAGATGAGTCCCTATTTAGAGGAAGGCAAATCAAG GTGATCCCAAAACGAACCAACAGACCAGGCATCAGCACAACAGACCGGGGTTTTCCACGAGCCCGCTACCGCGCCCGGACCACCAACTACAACAGTTCCCGCTCTCGATTCTACAGTGGTTTTAACAGCAGGCCCCGGGGTCGTGTCTACAG GGGCCGGGCTAGAGCGACATCATGGTATTCCCCTTACTAA
- the PABPN1 gene encoding polyadenylate-binding protein 2 isoform X4 encodes MEEEAEKLKELQNEVEKQMNMSPPPGNAGPVIMSIEEKMEADARSIYVGNVDYGATAEELEAHFHGCGSVNRVTILCDKFSGHPKGFAYIEFSDKESVRTSLALDESLFRGRQIKVIPKRTNRPGISTTDRGFPRARYRARTTNYNSSRSRFYSGFNSRPRGRVYRGRARATSWYSPY; translated from the exons ATGGAGGAAGAAGCTGAGAAGCTAAAGGAGCTACAGAACGAGGTAGAGAAGCAGATGAATATGAGTCCACCTCCAGGCAATG CTGGCCCAGTGATCATGTCCATTGAGGAGAAGATGGAGGCTGATGCCCGTTCCATCTATGTTGGCAAT GTGGACTATGGTGCAACAGCAGAAGAGCTGGAAGCTCACTTTCATGGCTGTGGATCAGTCAACCGTGTTACCATACTCTGTGACAAATTTAGTGGCCATCCCAAAGG ATTTGCGTATATAGAGTTCTCAGACAAAGAGTCAGTGAGGACTTCCTTGGCCTTAGATGAGTCCCTATTTAGAGGAAGGCAAATCAAG GTGATCCCAAAACGAACCAACAGACCAGGCATCAGCACAACAGACCGGGGTTTTCCACGAGCCCGCTACCGCGCCCGGACCACCAACTACAACAGTTCCCGCTCTCGATTCTACAGTGGTTTTAACAGCAGGCCCCGGGGTCGTGTCTACAG GGGCCGGGCTAGAGCGACATCATGGTATTCCCCTTACTAA
- the SLC22A17 gene encoding solute carrier family 22 member 17 isoform 2 (isoform 2 is encoded by transcript variant 2), whose translation MASDPIFTLAPPLHCHYGAFPPNASGWEQPPNASGVSVASAALAASAASRVATSTDPSCSGFAPPDFNHCLKDWDYNGLPVLTTNAIGQWDLVCDLGWQVILEQILFILGFASGYLFLGYPADRFGRRGIVLLTLGLVGPCGVGGAAAGSSTGVMALRFLLGFLLAGVDLGVYLMRLELCDPTQRLRVALAGELVGVGGHFLFLGLALVSKDWRFLQRMITAPCILFLFYGWPGLFLESARWLIVKRQIEEAQSVLRILAERNRPHGQMLGEEAQEALQDLENTCPLPATSSFSFASLLNYRNIWKNLLILGFTNFIAHAIRHCYQPVGGGGSPSDFYLCSLLASGTAALACVFLGVTVDRFGRRGILLLSMTLTGIASLVLLGLWDCEHPTFPTVWAQQGIPNRDLNEAAITTFSVLGLFSSQAAAILSTLLAAEVIPTTVRGRGLGLIMALGALGGLSGPAQRLHMGHGAFLQHVVLAACALLCILSIMLLPETKRKLLPEVLRDGELCRRPSLLRQPPPTRCDHVPLLATPNPAL comes from the exons ATGGCCTCGGACCCCATCTTCACGCTGGCGCCCCCGCTGCATTGCCACTACGGGGCCTTCCCCCCGAATGCCTCTGGCTGGGAGCAGCCCCCCAATGCCAGCGGCGTCAGCGTCGCCAGCGCGGCCCTAGCAGCCAGCGCTGCCAGCCGTGTCGCCACCAGTACCGACCCCTCGTGCAGCGGCTTCGCCCCGCCGGACTTCAACCATTGCCTCAAGGATTGGGACTATAATGGCCTTCCCGTGCTCACCACCAATGCCATCGGCCAG TGGGATCTGGTGTGTGACCTGGGCTGGCAGGTGATCCTGGAGCAGATCCTCTTCATCTTGGGCTTTGCCTCCGGCTACCTGTTCCTGGGTTACCCCGCAGACAG GTTTGGCCGTCGTGGGATTGTGTTGCTGACCTTGGGGCTGGTGGGACCCTGTGGAgtaggaggggctgctgcaggcTCCTCCACAGGCGTCATGGCCCTCCGATTCCTCCTGGGTTTTCTGCTTGCCGGTGTTGACCTGGGTGTCTACCTGATGC GCCTGGAGCTGTGCGACCCAACCCAGAGGCTTCGGGTGGCCCTGGCAGGGGagttggtgggggtgggagggcacTTCCTGTTCCTGGGCCTGGCCCTTGTCTCTAAGGATTGGCGATTCCTACAGCGAATGATCACCGCTCCCTGCATCCTCTTCCTGTTTTATGG CTGGCCTGGTTTGTTCCTGGAGTCCGCACGGTGGCTGATAGTGAAGCGGCAGATCGAGGAGGCTCAATCTGTGCTGAGGATCCTGGCTGAACGAAACCGGCCCCATGGGCAGATGCTGGGGGAGGAGGCCCAGGAGGCCCTGCAGG ACCTGGAGAATACCTGCCCTCTCCCTGCAACATCCTCCTTTTCCTTCGCTTCCCTCCTCAACTACCGCAACATCTGGAAAAATCTGCTTATCCTGGGCTTCACCAA CTTCATTGCCCATGCCATTCGCCACTGCTACCAGcctgtgggaggaggaggaagcccATCGGACTTCTACCTGTGCTCTCTGCTGGCCAGCGGCACCGCAGCCCTGGCCTGTGTCTTCCTGGGGGTCACCGTGGACCGATTTGGCCGCCGGGGCATTCTTCTTCTCTCCATGACCCTTACCGGCATTGCTTCCCTGGTCCTGCTGGGCCTGTGGGATTGTGAGCATCCTACCTTTCCCACAGTGTGGGCTCAACAAGGGATCCCCAACAGAG ATCTGAACGAGGCTGCCATCACCACGTTCTCCGTCCTTGGGCTCTTCTCCTCCCAAGCTGCCGCCATCCTCAGCACCCTCCTTGCTGCTGAGGTCATCCCCACCACTGTCCG GGGTCGCGGCCTGGGCCTGATCATGGCTCTAGGGGCGCTTGGGGGGCTGAGCGGCCCGGCCCAGCGCCTCCATATGGGCCATGGAGCCTTCCTGCAGCACGTGGTGCTGGCGGCCTGCGCCCTCCTCTGCATTCTCAGCATTATGCTGCTGCCGGAAACCAAGCGCAAGCTCCTGCCGGAGGTGCTCCGGGATGGGGAGCTGTGTCGCCGGCCTTCCCTGCTGCGGCAGCCACCCCCTACCCGCTGTGACCACGTCCCGCTGCTTGCCACCCCTAACCCTGCCCTCTGA
- the SLC22A17 gene encoding solute carrier family 22 member 17 isoform 1 (isoform 1 is encoded by transcript variant 1; non-AUG (CUG) translation initiation codon): protein MAPRVATGTPEPNGGGGGKIDNTVEITPTSNGQVGTLGDAVPTEQLQGEREREREGEGDAGGDGLGSSLSLAVPPGPLSFEALLAQVGALGGGQQLQLGLCCLPVLFVALGMASDPIFTLAPPLHCHYGAFPPNASGWEQPPNASGVSVASAALAASAASRVATSTDPSCSGFAPPDFNHCLKDWDYNGLPVLTTNAIGQWDLVCDLGWQVILEQILFILGFASGYLFLGYPADRFGRRGIVLLTLGLVGPCGVGGAAAGSSTGVMALRFLLGFLLAGVDLGVYLMRLELCDPTQRLRVALAGELVGVGGHFLFLGLALVSKDWRFLQRMITAPCILFLFYGWPGLFLESARWLIVKRQIEEAQSVLRILAERNRPHGQMLGEEAQEALQDLENTCPLPATSSFSFASLLNYRNIWKNLLILGFTNFIAHAIRHCYQPVGGGGSPSDFYLCSLLASGTAALACVFLGVTVDRFGRRGILLLSMTLTGIASLVLLGLWDYLNEAAITTFSVLGLFSSQAAAILSTLLAAEVIPTTVRGRGLGLIMALGALGGLSGPAQRLHMGHGAFLQHVVLAACALLCILSIMLLPETKRKLLPEVLRDGELCRRPSLLRQPPPTRCDHVPLLATPNPAL, encoded by the exons CTGGCTCCCCGGGTGGCCACCGGGACCCCCGAGCCCAATGGCGGGGGCGGCGGCAAAATCGACAACACTGTAGAGATCACCCCCACCTCCAACGGA CAGGTCGGAACCCTCGGAGATGCGGTGCCCACGGAGCAGCTGCAGGGTGAGCGGGAGCGCGagcgggagggggagggagaCGCGGGCGGCGACGGACTGGGCAGCAGCCTGTCGCTGGCCGTGCCCCCAGGCCCCCTCAGCTTTGAGGCGCTGCTCGCCCAGGTGGGGGCGCTGGGCGGCGGCCAGCAGCTGCAGCTCGGCCTCTGCTGCCTGCCCGTGCTCTTCGTGGCTCTGGGCATGGCCTCGGACCCCATCTTCACGCTGGCGCCCCCGCTGCATTGCCACTACGGGGCCTTCCCCCCGAATGCCTCTGGCTGGGAGCAGCCCCCCAATGCCAGCGGCGTCAGCGTCGCCAGCGCGGCCCTAGCAGCCAGCGCTGCCAGCCGTGTCGCCACCAGTACCGACCCCTCGTGCAGCGGCTTCGCCCCGCCGGACTTCAACCATTGCCTCAAGGATTGGGACTATAATGGCCTTCCCGTGCTCACCACCAATGCCATCGGCCAG TGGGATCTGGTGTGTGACCTGGGCTGGCAGGTGATCCTGGAGCAGATCCTCTTCATCTTGGGCTTTGCCTCCGGCTACCTGTTCCTGGGTTACCCCGCAGACAG GTTTGGCCGTCGTGGGATTGTGTTGCTGACCTTGGGGCTGGTGGGACCCTGTGGAgtaggaggggctgctgcaggcTCCTCCACAGGCGTCATGGCCCTCCGATTCCTCCTGGGTTTTCTGCTTGCCGGTGTTGACCTGGGTGTCTACCTGATGC GCCTGGAGCTGTGCGACCCAACCCAGAGGCTTCGGGTGGCCCTGGCAGGGGagttggtgggggtgggagggcacTTCCTGTTCCTGGGCCTGGCCCTTGTCTCTAAGGATTGGCGATTCCTACAGCGAATGATCACCGCTCCCTGCATCCTCTTCCTGTTTTATGG CTGGCCTGGTTTGTTCCTGGAGTCCGCACGGTGGCTGATAGTGAAGCGGCAGATCGAGGAGGCTCAATCTGTGCTGAGGATCCTGGCTGAACGAAACCGGCCCCATGGGCAGATGCTGGGGGAGGAGGCCCAGGAGGCCCTGCAGG ACCTGGAGAATACCTGCCCTCTCCCTGCAACATCCTCCTTTTCCTTCGCTTCCCTCCTCAACTACCGCAACATCTGGAAAAATCTGCTTATCCTGGGCTTCACCAA CTTCATTGCCCATGCCATTCGCCACTGCTACCAGcctgtgggaggaggaggaagcccATCGGACTTCTACCTGTGCTCTCTGCTGGCCAGCGGCACCGCAGCCCTGGCCTGTGTCTTCCTGGGGGTCACCGTGGACCGATTTGGCCGCCGGGGCATTCTTCTTCTCTCCATGACCCTTACCGGCATTGCTTCCCTGGTCCTGCTGGGCCTGTGGGATT ATCTGAACGAGGCTGCCATCACCACGTTCTCCGTCCTTGGGCTCTTCTCCTCCCAAGCTGCCGCCATCCTCAGCACCCTCCTTGCTGCTGAGGTCATCCCCACCACTGTCCG GGGTCGCGGCCTGGGCCTGATCATGGCTCTAGGGGCGCTTGGGGGGCTGAGCGGCCCGGCCCAGCGCCTCCATATGGGCCATGGAGCCTTCCTGCAGCACGTGGTGCTGGCGGCCTGCGCCCTCCTCTGCATTCTCAGCATTATGCTGCTGCCGGAAACCAAGCGCAAGCTCCTGCCGGAGGTGCTCCGGGATGGGGAGCTGTGTCGCCGGCCTTCCCTGCTGCGGCAGCCACCCCCTACCCGCTGTGACCACGTCCCGCTGCTTGCCACCCCTAACCCTGCCCTCTGA